In Leucoraja erinacea ecotype New England chromosome 28, Leri_hhj_1, whole genome shotgun sequence, the following are encoded in one genomic region:
- the crybb1l3 gene encoding crystallin, beta B1, like 3, whose protein sequence is MSHSGTQGGIGSHSASGLRSNRIIIYEHENFQGRWVDINGECRNICDRGFDRVGSIRVECGPWVGYEQQNFCGEMFMLEKGEYPRWDSWSNSYRTDCMMSFRPVKMDGQDHKICLHECANFDGRKMEICDEDIPSLWAYGFQDRVASIKVNGGTWVGYEYPGYRGYQYVLECGPYKHWNEWGAKQPLIQSIRRVKDQQWYKRGCFEFTH, encoded by the exons ATGTCACACAGTGGAACACAAGGCGGCATTGGGAGCCACTCTGCATCCGGCCTGCGCAGTAACAGG ATCATCATCTACGAACATGAAAACTTCCAGGGGCGATGGGTGGATATTAACGGCGAGTGCAGGAACATCTGTGACCGAGGCTTCGACCGCGTGGGGTCCATCCGTGTCGAGTGTGGACC GTGGGTGGGCTACGAGCAGCAGAACTTCTGCGGGGAGATGTTCATGCTGGAGAAGGGGGAATACCCTCGCTGGGACTCCTGGTCGAACAGTTACCGCACTGACTGCATGATGTCCTTCCGGCCCGTGAAGATG GACGGGCAGGATCACAAGATCTGTCTTCATGAGTGCGCCAACTTTGATGGAAGGAAAATGGAGATCTGTGATGAGGACATCCCCAGTTTATGGGCCTACGGTTTCCAGGACAGAGTGGCAAGCATCAAGGTCAACGGTGGAAC ATGGGTGGGTTATGAATACCCAGGGTATCGAGGCTACCAGTACGTGCTGGAATGTGGACCTTACAAGCACTGGAACGAGTGGGGCGCCAAACAGCCCCTGATACAATCCATACGCCGTGTGAAAGACCAGCAGTGGTACAAGAGGGGCTGCTTCGAGTTCACTCACTAA
- the LOC129710864 gene encoding beta-crystallin A1-like — protein sequence MAQTNPAGLFKITVYDQENFQGKRMEFTASCKNIMECGFDNVRSVKVDCGAWVGYEHSSFFGQQFILEKGEYPRWDAWSGSNAYHTERLMSFRPIGSAHHKESKIIIFEKENFIGRQWEMCDDYPSLQAMGWCNNEVGSMKIQAGAWVCYQYPGYRGFQYIMECDRHAGEYKHWREWGSHAQTCQIQSLRRIQE from the exons ATGGCCCAAACTAACCCTGCCGGCCTGTTCAAG ATCACTGTTTACGATCAGGAGAACTTCCAGGGAAAAAGGATGGAGTTTACAGCATCGTGCAAGAACATCATGGAGTGTGGCTTTGACAATGTCCGATCCGTCAAAGTCGACTGTGGAGC GTGGGTTGGCTACGAGCATTCCAGCTTCTTTGGGCAGCAGTTCATCCTGGAGAAGGGGGAGTATCCTCGTTGGGATGCGTGGAGCGGAAGCAACGCCTACCACACCGAGAGGCTCATGTCCTTCCGACCCATCGGCTCTGCA CACCATAAAGAGTCCAAGATCATCATCTTTGAGAAGGAGAACTTCATTGGTCGCCAGTGGGAGATGTGTGATGACTACCCTTCTCTACAAGCCATGGGCTGGTGCAACAATGAAGTTGGATCCATGAAGATCCAGGCTGGAGC GTGGGTGTGTTACCAGTACCCAGGTTACCGTGGCTTCCAGTACATCATGGAGTGCGATCGCCATGCCGGAGAGTACAAGCACTGGAGGGAGTGGGGCTCCCACGCCCAGACCTGCCAGATCCAGTCACTCCGCCGTATCCAGGAGTAA
- the LOC129710865 gene encoding uncharacterized protein LOC129710865, which yields MEEVGSVEDLCGSVELRRCGGLNLYQRVYSRIMQRFPADIHSFCHPQVPPARRQQLLHLLRSIDHLTCQKLQILFSFSVPSPEALTFLADLKQPVISAGAGTGYWEYLLQCHGVDVIAFDANEVYPPEIRYSEVLTSGPEILEQYPDRILLLAWPDTDESSTFSVDCLRRFRGDTLVHVGELLGETQSANPWGQSSSREFQLSLAEDFCCVSRIKLPNWPGHLDSLTLWRRKNVQPVVCDKAHFHYVNAQGRVYL from the exons ATGGAGGAGGTGGGCAGCGTTGAGGACTTGTGTGGGAGTGTGGAGTTGAGGCGGTGCGGGGGATTGAACCTGTACCAGCGAGTGTACAGCCGCATCATGCAGCGTTTCCCCGCAGATATCCACTCCTTCTGCCACCCACAGGTGCCCCCGGCCCGCAGGCAGCAGCTGCTTCACCTGCTCAGGAGCATCGACCACCTCACCTGCCAAAAACTACAGATACTATTCTCATTCTCTGTCCCAAGTCCAGAGGCATTGACATTCCTGGCAGATCTAAAGCAGCCCGTGATCTCAGCTGGTGCT GGCACTGGGTATTGGGAATATCTGCTTCAGTGTCACGGTGTCGACGTCATAGCTTTCGATGCAAATGAAGTTTATCCTCCAGAAATACGATACTCCGAGGTTTTG ACCAGTGGGCCTGAGATCCTCGAGCAGTATCCTGACCGAATACTTCTTCTAGCTTGGCCGGACACAGACG AGTCGTCAACGTTTTCCGTGGACTGCCTGAGGCGTTTCCGTGGCGACACGCTGGTCCACGTTGGCGAGCTGCTGGGTGAAACGCAGTCTGCCAACCCCTGGGGGCAGTCATCGTCTCGAGAGTTCCAGCTGAGCCTAGCGGAGGATTTCTGCTGCGTCAGCAGGATTAAACTCCCCAACTGGCCGGGTCACCTCGACTCACTGACCTTGTGGAGAAGGAAGAATGTCCAACCTGTCGTGTGTGACAAAGCTCACTTTCATTACGTCAACGCTCAGGGTAGAGTGTATTTATAA